A genomic window from Salvia hispanica cultivar TCC Black 2014 chromosome 5, UniMelb_Shisp_WGS_1.0, whole genome shotgun sequence includes:
- the LOC125188077 gene encoding receptor-like protein EIX1: MLEGQIPKSVSDLSHLRVLVLYENNYRGSLDKLFVNSTSGKGILESLQVLDLAYNKLSGSLPDLRAFSALTEVYFGGNNFTGSIPLSFGQLSGLHVLDLSNNSLEGIVSESHFIMLDKLEILDLSLNSLVLHFAPDWSPVFQLDYILLAGCNVGPSFPKWIRTQRNFSILDLSRANIADEVPAWLWSVSLSLGILYLPHNQITGSVPSLSSTLIQYIDLSNNSISGPIPLFYSNVQLIQLSGNTFSGSISSICQARHGLIGVLDLSNNQLAGEVPNCWENMPNLHSLNLASNSFWGEIPHSLGSLNHLVALHLRDNSLSGEFPSTLRRCQKLRLIDVALNELTGNKQIAWQYSC; this comes from the exons ATGCTTGAAGGTCAAATCCCAAAATCTGTGTCCGATCTGAGCCATTTGCGCGTCTTAGTCCTTTATGAAAATAACTATAGAGGAAGCCTTGATAAGTTGTTTGTAAATAGTACATCCGGAAAAGGAATATTGGAATCACTCCAAGTTCTGGACTTAGCTTATAATAAACTCAGTGGATCATTGCCCGACCTGAGAGCATTTTCTGCATTGACAGAAGTGTACTTTGGCGGAAACAACTTCACAGGCTCCATTCCTCTTAGTTTTGGCCAACTCTCTGGGCTTCATGTTCTAGATCTTTCTAATAATTCATTGGAAGGCATAGTCTCTGAATCCCATTTCATCATGCTCGATAAGTTAGAGATACTAGACTTATCCTTGAATTCATTGGTCTTGCATTTTGCTCCTGATTGGAGTCCAGTTTTCCAGTTGGACTATATATTGTTAGCAGGATGCAATGTGGGCCCATCTTTCCCAAAATGGATTCGAACTCAGAGAAATTTCTCAATTCTTGATCTGTCTAGAGCTAATATAGCAGATGAAGTCCCAGCCTGGTTGTGGAGTGTGTCCCTGTCATTAGGCATCTTATACCTTCCTCACAATCAAATTACTGGTTCTGTTCCAAGTCTCTCATCCACTTTGATCCAATATATAGATCTTAGTAACAATAGCATCTCAGGTCCCATTCCATTGTTTTACTCCAATGTTCAACTTATTCAGTTGAGTGGAAATACATTCTCTGGTTCAATTTCATCCATTTGCCAAGCCCGCCACGGGCTGATTGGTGTCCTTGACCTCTCAAACAATCAGTTGGCGGGAGAGGTTCCCAACTGCTGGGAGAACATGCCAAACTTGCACAGTCTCAATTTGGCTAGCAACAGTTTTTGGGGTGAAATTCCCCACTCTTTGGGGTCCCTAAATCATCTCGTTGCTCTGCATTTGCGCGATAATAGTTTGTCTGGAGAGTTTCCTTCCACATTGAGACGTTGCCAAAAGTTGAGGTTGATTGATGTTGCACTGAATGAGTTAACAGGGAAT AAACAAATTGCATGGCAGTATTCCTGCTGA
- the LOC125186485 gene encoding zinc transporter 8-like, whose translation MTWPVTHLLAAAAIIILLPPAALAGCTCEAEDEYRDKALALRYKLAALASILVASAAGVCLPVAAKWFPALSAKSNLFFVVKAFASGVILSTGFIHVLPDAFENLTSPCIPEHPWGDFPFTGFIAMVASIGTLMVDTYATSYYRRRANAKAADGGGDEEMLAAVRDHGVHGHAHRGGLVSSDSEDSDDSELLRHRVISQVLELGIVVHSVIIGIALGASQSPSTIKPLIAAMTFHQFFEGIGLGGCISQAKFNVRAVAIMAVFFSLTTPVGIAIGIGIANIYSETSSTALIVQGVFNSASSGILIYMALVNLLSADFMSPRLQNNGKLQLGANLALLLGAGCMSFLAKWA comes from the exons ATGACATGGCCCGTG ACTCATctcctcgccgccgccgccatcaTAATATTGCTGCCGCCGGCGGCCCTCGCCGGCTGCACGTGCGAGGCGGAGGACGAATACCGCGACAAAGCCCTAGCGCTCCGCTACAAGCTAGCGGCCCTGGCCTCGATTCTGGTGGCCAGCGCCGCCGGCGTGTGCCTCCCCGTGGCGGCGAAGTGGTTTCCGGCGCTGAGCGCTAAAAGCAACCTTTTCTTCGTGGTGAAGGCGTTCGCGTCCGGCGTGATCCTCTCGACGGGGTTCATCCACGTGCTGCCGGACGCCTTCGAGAACCTGACGTCTCCGTGCATCCCCGAGCACCCGTGGGGGGATTTTCCGTTCACCGGGTTTATTGCGATGGTGGCGTCGATCGGGACGCTCATGGTGGATACGTACGCGACGTCGTATTATAGGCGGCGGGCTAATGCGAAGGCGGCCGACGGAGGCGGGGATGAGGAGATGTTGGCGGCTGTGCGTGACCATGGTGTGCATGGTCATGCACACCGCGGCGGGCTGGTGTCGTCAGACTCGGAGGATTCTGACGACTCCGAGCTACTTCGCCACCGTGTCATCTCTcag GTGTTGGAGTTGGGGATTGTTGTACATTCTGTAATTATTGGAATTGCATTAGGAGCTTCCCAAAGCCCATCGACAATAAAGCCTTTGATAGCTGCAATGacttttcatcaattttttgaaGGCATTGGTCTTGGAGGATGCATAAGTCAG GCAAAGTTTAATGTACGTGCAGTAGCAATAATGGCGGTTTTCTTCTCCCTCACAACGCCGGTAGGTATTGCCATAGGTATTGGAATAGCCAACATTTACAGCGAGACGAGCTCGACAGCCCTCATCGTTCAAGGTGTCTTCAATTCAGCATCGTCCGGCATACTAATATACATGGCATTGGTCAATCTTCTCTCCGCCGATTTCATGAGCCCTAGGCTCCAAAACAATGGAAAACTTCAACTAGGGGCAAATTTAGCACTTCTTCTTGGGGCAGGGTGTATGTCTTTTTTGGCTAAATGGGCTTAA
- the LOC125188870 gene encoding anthocyanidin 3-O-glucosyltransferase 2-like, with the protein MGEEGEKASLVFIPFPVVSHLVAAVKTSELLASRDSRLSITVLVMSMPTDTKITSYIKNPQINFVRLKQDDESGSGEEAMKPPKSMLHFAARHKASVKGVVSEMKKCRRVAGIFVDIMCVDMIDVAKELGVSSYVFFASGAAILRLMFDLQRLGDDRGGDLAEFEGSDEAISVSSYGSPVPARVWPDPVFDRESGFLELSRKAREADGIVVNTFLELEPHAIGSNPGQERIPRFYPVGPIIGGEGEESDESRRKREEIGQWLDGQPDSSVVFLCFGSFGAFEAEQVVEIAEALEQSGKRFLWSLRKPVSEKGIVFPGEYENPGEVLPEGFLDRTAGVGKVIGWAPQVAVLSHPSVGGFVSHCGWNSTLESVCCGVPMATWPLGAEQQANAFQLVKDIGIAVEIKMDYRKNSGEIVTKDVIGKAIEQLMDPTNEIRARVKELKEKSTMALMEGGSSYNYLGCLIQDFFQSC; encoded by the coding sequence atgggtgaaGAGGGAGAGAAGGCGAGCCTAGTGTTCATCCCATTCCCCGTCGTGAGCCACCTCGTCGCGGCGGTGAAGACGTCCGAGCTCCTCGCCTCCCGCGACAGCCGCCTCTCCATCACGGTCCTCGTCATGAGCATGCCTACCGACACCAAGATCACCTCCTACATCAAGAATCCCCAAATCAACTTCGTGCGCCTCAAACAAGACGATGAATCCGGATCAGGAGAAGAAGCCATGAAGCCTCCGAAAAGCATGTTGCATTTCGCCGCCCGCCACAAGGCCTCCGTCAAGGGCGTGGTGTCGGAGATGAAGAAATGCCGGAGAGTTGCCGGGATTTTCGTCGACATTATGTGCGTCGACATGATCGACGTGGCGAAGGAGCTCGGCGTCTCGAGCTACGTATTCTTCGCCAGCGGCGCTGCGATTCTCCGCCTCATGTTCGATCTTCAGAGGCTTGGGGATGATCGTGGCGGGGATTTGGCGGAGTTTGAGGGGTCGGATGAGGCGATTTCGGTCTCGTCGTATGGTAGCCCGGTTCCGGCTAGGGTTTGGCCGGATCCGGTGTTTGACCGGGAGAGCGGCTTCCTTGAATTGTCGAGGAAGGCGCGGGAGGCCGATGGGATCGTGGTCAACACGTTTCTCGAGCTCGAGCCTCACGCGATTGGCTCAAACCCTGGCCAGGAGCGGATCCCGAGGTTTTACCCGGTCGGGCCGATCATCGGGGGTGAGGGGGAAGAGAGTGATGAGAGTAGGCGGAAGCGCGAGGAAATCGGGCAGTGGCTAGACGGCCAACCCGATTCCTCGGTCGTGTTCCTCTGCTTCGGAAGCTTTGGTGCTTTCGAGGCAGAGCAGGTGGTGGAGATCGCGGAAGCACTGGAGCAGAGTGGGAAACGGTTTTTATGGTCGCTTAGAAAACCGGTTTCTGAAAAGGGGATTGTTTTCCCCGGGGAGTACGAGAATCCCGGGGAAGTGTTACCTGAGGGGTTCCTTGACCGTACGGCGGGGGTGGGTAAGGTGATCGGGTGGGCCCCTCAAGTAGCTGTGTTATCTCACCCTTCGGTGGGAGGGTTTGTGTCCCACTGTGGGTGGAATTCGACTCTAGAAAGTGTCTGCTGTGGGGTCCCCATGGCCACCTGGCCGTTGGGGGCCGAGCAGCAGGCCAATGCATTCCAATTGGTCAAGGACATTGGGATTGCGGTCGAGATTAAAATGGATTATCGGAAGAATAGTGGTGAGATAGTGACAAAAGACGTTATCGGGAAGGCAATCGAGCAGCTGATGGACCCCACAAATGAGATTCGAGCTAGGGTTAAGgagttgaaggagaagagCACCATGGCGCTCATGGAAGGGGGATCATCGTATAATTACCTAGGTTGTCTAATTCAAGATTTCTTTCAAAGTTGTTGA
- the LOC125188078 gene encoding putative UDP-glucose flavonoid 3-O-glucosyltransferase 3, with the protein MEKFELIFIPSPGLSHLTATVEATKLLLDRDPRLSVTVLTMQLPNDTAVDAYTANFSASPRLTFSALPPQSKAFMLDLIDSQITNVRHAIDQRRRGRRIAGIVLDIFCLKFVDVAREFGFPAYCFFTSGAGTLGLFQYLLSLKFDEEKELSEFKNSGEELPVPCFSLPVPAKVLPAVLIAGGPIADHFLNILRRIPEMEGVVVNTFHEFESYAIDSMAGKNPRIYPVGPILDLAGVSREDDVKRWLDDQPEKSVVFLCFGTNGKNHRRKMEKFELIFIPSPGLSHLTATVEATKLLLDRDPRLSVTVLTMQLPNDTAVDAYTANFSASPRLTFSALPPQSKAFMLDLIDSQITNVRHAIDQRRRGRRIAGIVLDIFCLKFVDVAREFGFPAYCFFTSGAGTLGLFQYLLSLKFDEEKELSEFKNSGEELPVPCFSLPVPAKVLPAVLIAGGPIADHFLNILRRIPEMEGVVVNTFHEFESYAIDSMAGKNPRIYPVGPILDLAGVSREDDVKRWLDDQPEKSVVFLCFGTNGSFSGEQVKEIALALENSECRFLWSLRKPVSEGVEKVVVEYEDFGEVLPEGFLERTKGVGRVVGWVGQVGVLAHRAVGGFVSHCGWNSTLESVWFGVPMATFPLYAEQQLNAFYLVKELGMAEMIRLDYKTDFRGEEEVEIVGAGEIEGAIRRLMTAEGGGVRGKVEEMGRKGRAALEIGGSSYKAQVEFIEDVIRKVG; encoded by the exons ATGGAGAAATTCGAGCTAATATTCATCCCATCTCCGGGGCTGAGCCACCTCACCGCCACCGTGGAAGCCACCAAGCTCCTCCTCGACCGCGACCCCCGCCTCTCCGTCACCGTCCTCACCATGCAGCTCCCCAACGACACCGCCGTCGACGCCTACACCGCCAACTTCTCCGCCTCCCCGCGCCTCACCTTCTCCGCCCTTCCCCCGCAATCGAAAGCCTTCATGCTAGACCTCATCGACAGCCAGATCACAAACGTCAGACACGCAATCGACCAACGCCGCCGCGGCCGCCGGATCGCCGGAATCGTGCTCGACATTTTCTGCCTCAAATTCGTCGACGTTGCTCGGGAGTTCGGCTTTCCGGCCTACTGTTTCTTCACCTCCGGCGCCGGCACGTTAGGCCTGTTTCAGTACTTGCTCTCGCTGAAGTTTGATGAGGAAAAGGAGCTGTCGGAGTTTAAAAACTCCGGCGAGGAGCTTCCCGTGCCGTGCTTTTCTCTCCCTGTTCCGGCGAAGGTCCTGCCGGCGGTGTTGATCGCCGGCGGCCCGATCGCCGACCACTTTTTGAACATTTTAAGGAGAATTCCGGAGATGGAAGGAGTTGTGGTGAATACGTTTCACGAATTTGAATCTTATGCGATCGACTCGATGGCGGGAAAAAACCCTAGAATTTATCCGGTGGGGCCGATTTTGGACTTGGCCGGCGTGTCGAGGGAGGATGATGTGAAGAGATGGCTCGACGATCAGCCGGAGAAGTCTGTGGTTTTCTTGTGCTTTGGCACTAATGGGA aaaaccACCGCCGGAAAATGGAGAAATTCGAGCTAATATTCATCCCATCTCCGGGGCTGAGCCACCTCACCGCCACCGTGGAAGCCACCAAGCTCCTCCTCGACCGCGACCCCCGCCTCTCCGTCACCGTCCTCACCATGCAGCTCCCCAACGACACCGCCGTCGACGCCTACACCGCCAACTTCTCCGCCTCCCCGCGCCTCACCTTCTCCGCCCTTCCCCCGCAATCGAAAGCCTTCATGCTAGACCTCATCGACAGCCAGATCACAAACGTCAGACACGCAATCGACCAACGCCGCCGCGGCCGCCGGATCGCCGGAATCGTGCTCGACATTTTCTGCCTCAAATTCGTCGACGTTGCTCGGGAGTTCGGCTTTCCGGCCTACTGTTTCTTCACCTCCGGCGCCGGCACGTTAGGCCTGTTTCAGTACTTGCTCTCGCTGAAGTTTGATGAGGAAAAGGAGCTGTCGGAGTTTAAAAACTCCGGCGAGGAGCTTCCCGTGCCGTGCTTTTCTCTCCCTGTTCCGGCGAAGGTCCTGCCGGCGGTGTTGATCGCCGGCGGCCCGATCGCCGACCACTTTTTGAACATTTTAAGGAGAATTCCGGAGATGGAAGGAGTTGTGGTGAATACGTTTCACGAATTTGAATCTTATGCGATCGACTCGATGGCGGGAAAAAACCCTAGAATTTATCCGGTGGGGCCGATTTTGGACTTGGCCGGCGTGTCGAGGGAGGATGATGTGAAGAGATGGCTCGACGATCAGCCGGAGAAGTCTGTGGTTTTCTTGTGCTTTGGCACTAATGGGAGTTTCAGCGGAGAGCAAGTGAAGGAGATAGCTCTAGCTCTTGAAAACAGTGAATGTCGGTTTCTATGGTCGTTGAGGAAGCCGGTGTCGGAGGGGGTTGAGAAGGTGGTGGTGGAGTACGAAGATTTCGGTGAGGTGTTGCCCGAGGGGTTCTTGGAGAGGACGAAGGGGGTCGGGAGGGTGGTCGGGTGGGTGGGGCAGGTCGGGGTGTTGGCTCATAGGGCGGTTGGGGGATTTGTGTCGCACTGTGGATGGAATTCGACTTTGGAGAGTGTGTGGTTTGGGGTGCCGATGGCTACTTTCCCGCTCTATGCAGAGCAGCAGCTGAATGCGTTTTATCTGGTGAAGGAGTTGGGGATGGCGGAGATGATTAGGTTGGATTATAAGACGGATTTTAGgggggaggaggaggtggagaTTGTCGGGGCAGGGGAGATCGAGGGGGCGATACGGAGGCTGATGACGGCCGAGGGGGGTGGGGTGAGGGGGAAGGTGGAGGAGATGGGGAGGAAGGGAAGGGCAGCTTTGGAGATAGGTGGATCTTCTTATAAAGCTCAGGTTGAGTTTATTGAGGATGTGATAAGAAAAGTTGGTTAG
- the LOC125188871 gene encoding putative UDP-glucose flavonoid 3-O-glucosyltransferase 3: MNNSELVFIPSSGLSHLIPTVETAKLLLLRDSRLSATVLLLPPFIKDPNAETYVETTSSNPTFSPRLKFIHLPPIQHSNTHFFEQFDCQIPNVRRLISKQNPRPAAVVLDLFCTEFVSVAAEFGLPAYLFFTGGAVCLGVLQHLVSLRFDRSEDVTRYKNAEVDLHVPYLSLPVPAKVLPAVTVDEIFFPEIFLSHFKRFSETKGVLINTFYDLEPYAIESLLSDDRTPEIYPVGPVLKAESAFVEEDDDVKKWLDDQPENSVVYLCFGTVGVFDEMQVKEIAKGLEESGARFLWSLKRRENLEGEVTEFLGGFLERTKGIGRVMGWAPQAAVLAHPAVGGFVSHCGWNSTLESVWFGVPVAAFPMHAEQQLNAFYLVKEMGMAEAITFDYQMDFTGVKPPERVGWEVIAGAIRRVMAEEGGSGVRRKVEEMGRKAREALVEGGSSYNALTLFIEDVMRNVD; this comes from the coding sequence atgaacAACTCCGAGCTTGTATTCATTCCATCATCCGGGCTGAGCCACCTCATCCCCACCGTGGAGACGGCCaagctcctcctcctccgcgaCAGCCGCCTCTCCGCCACCGTCCTCCTCCTCCCTCCCTTCATCAAAGACCCCAACGCCGAAACCTACGTCGAAACCACCTCTTCCAACCCCACATTTTCCCCCCGACTAAAATTCATCCACCTCCCTCCCATCCAACACTCAAACACGCATTTCTTCGAGCAGTTCGACTGCCAAATCCCCAACGTCCGCCGCTTAATCTCCAAGCAGAATCCCCGCCCCGCCGCCGTCGTGCTCGACCTCTTCTGCACGGAGTTCGTCTCCGTCGCCGCCGAATTCGGCCTGCCGGCGTACCTCTTCTTCACCGGCGGCGCCGTCTGCCTCGGCGTGCTCCAGCACCTCGTCTCGCTGCGGTTCGACCGCAGCGAAGACGTCACGAGGTACAAAAACGCGGAGGTGGACTTGCACGTGCCCTACCTTTCGCTCCCGGTCCCTGCGAAGGTCCTCCCCGCGGTGACCGTGGATGAGATCTTCTTCCCGGAGATCTTCCTGAGCCATTTCAAGAGATTCTCGGAGACGAAGGGCGTTCTGATCAATACGTTTTACGATTTGGAGCCCTATGCGATCGAGTCGCTCTTGTCCGATGATAGGACGCCCGAGATCTACCCGGTCGGGCCGGTTTTGAAGGCGGAGAGCGCGTTTGTTGAAGAGGATGATGATGTGAAGAAATGGCTCGACGATCAGCCGGAAAATTCAGTTGTCTACTTGTGCTTCGGAACCGTCGGtgtgtttgatgaaatgcaAGTTAAGGAAATCGCCAAGGGTTTGGAGGAGAGTGGGGCCCGTTTCTTGTGGTCGTTgaagaggagagagaattTGGAGGGAGAAGTAACCGAATTTTTGGGGGGTTTTTTGGAGAGGACTAAAGGGATTGGGAGGGTGATGGGGTGGGCCCCGCAGGCGGCCGTGCTGGCGCATCCTGCGGTGGGGGGGTTTGTGTCGCACTGTGGGTGGAACTCGACTCTGGAGAGCGTGTGGTTTGGGGTGCCGGTGGCGGCGTTTCCGATGCATGCGGAGCAGCAGCTGAATGCGTTTTATCTGGTCAAGGAGATGGGGATGGCGGAGGCGATCACGTTCGATTATCAGATGGATTTTACGGGGGTGAAGCCGCCTGAGAGGGTCGGGTGGGAGGTGATCGCGGGGGCGATAAGGCGGGTGATGGCGGAGGAGGGAGGGAGTGGGGTGAGGAGGAAGGTGGAGGAGATGGGGAGGAAGGCTAGGGAAGCTTTGGTGGAGGGTGGATCTTCTTACAATGCTCTCACTCTTTTTATTGAGGATGTTATGAGAAATGTGGATTGA
- the LOC125188082 gene encoding anthocyanidin 3-O-glucosyltransferase 2-like, protein MGEELELIFIPGPGIGHIVSAIEVGKLIVNEDSRLSITYLLINDPVVREYTNSRQFHPRLRLLNLPELDEASSDFQTKSKLPEVKSKEKVDRQKPLVREAVVGIMATKEARVAGLVVDMFCLAMTDVADEFSIPAYLFFASGAGFLSLMEFMRRLTDEHRADITEFRDSGEKFYVPGFVNPVPATVLPAVMLDKDGGSAAVTSAARQIRKVRGIFINTFQELEPKLFQSFSISNEDKLPPVYAVGPVLNFQTSPESKYSDVIEFLDQQPRKSVVFLCFGSLGSFSEAQVKQQAAALESTGRRFLWSLRRGKQSDFSALPEGFLERTKGVGRVIGWAPQAAVLAHPAVGGFVSHCGWNSILESVSCGVPMAAWPLYAEQQMNAFQVVEEVGVAVEVRVDYRRESGVVVGAEEIAAAIEGMMEGEKGVRERAEEMRERSSGAVVDGGSSRMFLARLVRDILDNANASA, encoded by the coding sequence ATGGGAGAAGAACTTGAGCTAATCTTCATCCCCGGACCAGGAATCGGCCACATCGTCTCCGCAATCGAGGTCGGAAAACTCATAGTCAACGAAGATTCGCGACTTTCTATCACGTACCTCCTCATAAACGACCCTGTAGTTCGTGAGTACACGAACTCAAGGCAATTCCACCCCCGCCTCCGCCTCCTCAACCTCCCTGAACTCGATGAGGCCAGCTCTGACTTCCAAACAAAGTCAAAGCTGCCCGAGGTCAAGTCCAAAGAGAAGGTTGACCGACAAAAGCCTCTCGTCAGAGAGGCTGTTGTCGGCATCATGGCTACCAAGGAAGCCCGCGTCGCCGGTCTCGTCGTCGACATGTTTTGCCTCGCCATGACCGACGTCGCCGACGAATTCTCGATCCCGGCCTACTTATTCTTCGCTTCCGGCGCCGGCTTCCTCTCCCTCATGGAGTTCATGCGCCGGTTGACCGACGAGCACCGCGCCGACATAACGGAATTTAGAGATTCCGGCGAGAAGTTCTACGTCCCCGGATTCGTCAACCCGGTTCCGGCGACGGTTTTGCCCGCGGTGATGCTTGACAAGGACGGCGGCTCAGCCGCCGTCACGTCGGCCGCACGACAAATTCGGAAAGTCAGAGGGATCTTCATCAACACATTTCAAGAACTCGAGCCAAAGTTATTCCaatctttttcaatttcaaatgaGGATAAATTGCCACCGGTCTACGCCGTGGGACCTGTACTCAACTTTCAAACCTCGCCGGAATCCAAATATTCCGACGTGATTGAATTTCTCGATCAGCAGCCGCGAAAATCAGTAGTGTTCCTCTGCTTCGGCAGTTTGGGGAGTTTCTCTGAGGCGCAGGTTAAACAGCAGGCCGCGGCGCTGGAGTCGACCGGCCGGAGATTCCTGTGGTCTCTCCGGCGCGGGAAACAGAGCGATTTCTCAGCTCTGCCGGAGGGATTTTTGGAGAGGACTAAAGGGGTGGGGAGAGTGATCGGGTGGGCCCCGCAGGCTGCGGTGCTGGCGCATCCTGCGGTGGGGGGATTCGTGTCGCACTGTGGATGGAATTCGATTCTGGAGAGCGTGTCGTGTGGGGTTCCGATGGCGGCGTGGCCGCTCTACGCGGAGCAGCAGATGAATGCGTTTCaggtggtggaggaggtggGAGTGGCGGTGGAGGTGAGGGTGGATTATAGGAGGGAGAGTGGGGTTGTGGTGGGGGCGGAGGAGATAGCGGCGGCGATAGAGGGGATGATGGAGGGGGAGAAGGGGGTGAGGGAGAGGGCGGAGGAGATGAGAGAGAGGAGCTCTGGCGCCGTCGTGGATGGTGGTTCTTCGAGGATGTTTTTGGCTAGGTTGGTTCGTGACATTTTGGATAATGCGAATGCGAGTGCATGA